The following is a genomic window from Hymenobacter monticola.
AAAAGGTCTCAACACCGTGACGGAGTACGGCGAAGCCGCTTTCTACGGCCCCAAGCTCGATTTCATGGTGCGCGATGCCATTGGCCGCCGCTGGCAGCTGGGCACCATTCAGGTCGACTACAACCTGCCCGAACGGTTCGACCTCGAATACACCGCCGCCGACAACTCCAAACAGCGTCCGGTGATGATTCACCGCGCGCCGTTCGGCTCGCTCGAGCGCTTCGTGGCCGTGCTCATCGAGCACTGCGGCGGCAACTTCCCGCTCTGGCTCACGCCCGAGCAATTCATCGTGCTGCCCATCTCCGACAAGTACAGCGACTACGCCTACCAGGTGAAAGCGCAACTGGAGCAGCACGACCTGCGCGGCACCGTCGACGGGCGCGACGAGCGCATCGGCCGCAAAATCCGCGACGCCGAAATGGGCAAAATCCCTTACCTGCTGGTAGTAGGCGAGAAGGAAGCCCAGGATAATATCATCTCCGTGCGCAAGCACGGCGAGGGCGACCTCGGCTCTATGCCGCTGGAAGCCTTCGTAAAAAGCGTGCAAAGCCAGATGGTAGACGCCATGTAGTCGGCTCGTTGTATCTATATGAAAAAGAGCGTCATGCCGGGCATAGCCAGGGCATGACGCTCTTTTTTCGCGTTATCCCCAATACAATTGGTTTCTGGCTTGCCTTTGCCAATATAAATACCGATATTTGCCCCCTGATTGCCAAGGCCTACCCGGCCAAAAGCTGTCTGAAACTTATTTCCCGCCACTTTTTTAGCAGGAGGACCCCAGCCATAGCAGCCCCGAACCGTCGGTACGTGCCCCGCCAGCAGGTGGAAGAGCCGTTCAAAATCAATCAAAAAATCACCGCTCGCGAAGTGCGCCTGGTGGGTGAAAACGTCGAGCAGGGCATCTACCCCGTCGACCAGGCCCGGCGCATGGCGCAGGAGCAGAACCTCGACCTCGTTGAGATTTCGCCCACGGCCACACCGCCCGTTTGCCGCGTCATCGACTACTCGAAGTTTAAATACGAGCAGAAGAAGAAGACCCGCGAGCTGAAGGCCAAGCAAACCAAGGTCGTTATCAAGGAAATTCGTTTCGGTCCCAACACCGACGAGCACGACTTTGCCTTCAAGGTGAAGCACGCCCAGGAATTCCTGCGCGAAGGCGCCAAAATCAAGAGCTACGTGCACTTTGTGGGCCGCAGCATCGTGTTCAAGGAGCGGGGCGAAATCCTGCTGCTCAAGTTTGCCCAGGCCCTTGAGGACCTCGCCAAAGTAGAGCAGTTGCCCAAGCTTGAAGGCAAGCGCATGTTCCTCTACCTCGCGCCCAAAGCCGCCGCCGTTGCCAAACCTGCGGCCAAGCCCGCGGCTCCTGCTGCGCCCGATAAGGACAAAAAAGCTGCCAAGCCGGCCGACGCCCAAGAAAAGACCTCCGAAACGGCTCCGGCTACCACCGACGCCGCTGAATAGCATTTACCCGGTTGCGGATGGCTTTCCGACCCTTGGTCGGTGAGCAATCAACAATCAACAACCAACCCTCCAACAACCACTACAATGCCGAAAGTAAAGACGAAATCCGGTGCTAAGAAGCGCTTTGCGCTCACCGGAACGGGCAAGGTGAAGCGGAAGCACGCCTTCAAATCGCACATTCTGACCAAAAAGACGACCAAGCAGAAGCGCGGCCTGACCCACACGGGTCTGGTAAGCAGCGCCGACATGGGCCGCGTGCGTCAGATGCTCAATTTCTAGTGGCGAAATGGTGAGTTAGTGAAATAGTGAGTTTTTTGCTCTATCATTTCGCTACCGAGACTCACCAGTTCACCAATTCACAATTTCACCATAAACCAGGCTTCCGGCCGCAACTTTAAGCTTCAGCAGATGCTGGGCGCCGGCTGCCAAAAACTTTCAAGGTTATGCCAAGAAGTGTCAACCACGTGGCTTCGCGCCACCGTCGGAAAAAAGTAATGCGTTTGGCGAAAGGCTACTACGGCCGTCGCAAAAACGTGTGGACCGTAGCGAAAAACGCCGTTGAAAAAGGCCTCGTTTACGCTTACCGGGACCGCAAAGTAAAGAAGCGTGAATTCCGCGCCCTCTGGATTCAGCGTATCAACGCCGGCGCCCGTGAGCACGGTCTGTCGTACTCGCAGTTGATGGGCGGCCTGAAAAAGGCCGGCATCGAGCTCAACCGCAAGGTGCTGGCCGACCTGGCCCTGAACCACCCCGAAGCCTTCAAAGGCATCGTGGAAAAGGCGAAGTAATTGCCCCTGGCTGTTATTGAAGCAAGAAAACGTTGAGCCCAGGGTTCAGCGTTTTCTTGTTTTGGGCCCATACGACCGGTTTAGGCCTCTTTTATCTGCCGGTATAACATTCCCTGGTCGTAAACTAAGGCGAGGATATCGGCAGAGGGGCCTGAAAGCAAAAAAACCGCTTCAGCACTAGGCCAAAACGGTTTTTGAAGTAGCGGGGACGAGAGTTGAACTCGTGACCTCAGGGTTATGAATCCTGTGCTCTAACCAACTGAGCTACCCCGCCGGGTTTTGTGGGTGCAAAGGTAACGCGCCAATCGGCCCCCACGCAAGGTTTGGGGGCAAAAAACTGTATTTCTCTTGCGCTCCGCCGGCCTTGGGCCGGTCGTTCTTCGGGCGCCTTCGTTTTTCATTCTATGGCTTTGCCTGATATTCAGACCAAAACGCGCTTCGTGGTGGAATACCCCATCAACGCTTCGCCCAAAATTCTTTTTCCGTATTTGGCCACCGCTTCGGGCCTTTCGCAGTGGTTTTGCGACGATGTGCGCTACGTGGAGGGACAGCGGCTCAATTTTATCTGGGATAATGACAACCACTACGCCGAGATTTCGGGCCAGCGCCTGAACAAGGCCGTGCGGTTTGTTTTTCTCGACGAGCAGCGCCAGTCGGTGCCCGACGCGAATTTTCTGGAATTTACCCTCGATTCTTCCCAGGTAACGGATGAAGTATACCTACGCGTGATTGAGTACTCGTCGCCCCACGACCCGCGTGAGCAGCACGAAATGTGGGAAGGCCTGGTGGGCAAGCTGCGCGAGCAAGTAGGCGGCTAAGGCCATTGCTGTGTGCTGCTGAGGATTTATTGCCTTGGCGGTACTTTTTTTGCCCCGCCATCGTTTTGCCCGGAGTTGACACCCACTTCTAGGGTCGCTTTCTATGATTAAGAAGCTAGACAAACTTATTCTGAAGGCCTTTGCCGGGCCGTTTCTGCTCACGTTTGCCGTGGTGCAGTTCATTCTGCTCACGCACACGCTGCTGAAATACCTCGATGATATCATCGGCAAGGACCTGGGCACGGGGGTACTGCTGCAGCTGCTGTTTTATTTCAGCGTGCTGATTGTGCCCATTTCGCTGCCGCTGGCCGTGCTGCTGTCGTCGCTGATGACCTACGGCAACCTGGGCGAGCACCACGAACTCACAGCCATTAAGGCTTCGGGCATTGCCCTCACCCGGATTTTGCGCCCTGTGCTGTTGCTGACGGCGGCGCTGGCCGTGGGCGCTTTCTGGTTTAACGAAACCATTGTGCCCCGGGCCAACCTGAAGGCCTACAGCCTGCTGTGGGACGTGCGCCAGCAGAAGCTGGCGCTGGATATCCGGGAGGGCGTTTTCTACAACGGCATCCCCGGCTACACTATCAAAGTAGATAAGAAAACGGGCGAAAACGGCGACCGGCTGCACGGCGTCATGATTTACGACCACACCCAGAAGTCGGGCAATGCCACGGTGATGCTGGCCGACTCGGGGCGCATGTTTACCCGGTTCAATGGGGGCTACTTGGGTTTGGAGCTATTCCACGGCCACAACTATGTGGAGCAGCCCGATGCGCAGGACCGGGCCGGCGCCAGCTTCATCCGCCAGGCGTTTGACCATAATACGGTCACGTTCTCGCTGGCTTCTTTCGGCATGAACCGCACGAAAGAGGAGCTGTTCAAGCAAAACCGGATGATGCTCAACATCCCGCAGCTGCACTACGCCACCGATTCGGTACAGAAAAAGCTGCACCACGAGGAGAAGACGCTGCCGATGCAGATGAACGCCTACTACACCTTCCTGCGCTTCGATACGACCGGCCGGACGGCCAGCCGCAAAGTGGCCGACTGGCAGGTGCCTGCGGCCCGGCTGGCGGCGCCTTCGTCCACCATCATCGAACAAGCGCTGAGCCGCGCCCGCAACCTGAAAACCTACGCCGACTCAACTACCGAGCGCCTCACGGACCTGGCCAAGAATTCGGCGCTGTTTCGCATCGAGGTGTTTCGCAAGTACTCGCAGTCGGTGGCCGTGTTGCTGATG
Proteins encoded in this region:
- the rpmI gene encoding 50S ribosomal protein L35, with protein sequence MPKVKTKSGAKKRFALTGTGKVKRKHAFKSHILTKKTTKQKRGLTHTGLVSSADMGRVRQMLNF
- the rplT gene encoding 50S ribosomal protein L20: MPRSVNHVASRHRRKKVMRLAKGYYGRRKNVWTVAKNAVEKGLVYAYRDRKVKKREFRALWIQRINAGAREHGLSYSQLMGGLKKAGIELNRKVLADLALNHPEAFKGIVEKAK
- a CDS encoding START-like domain-containing protein; amino-acid sequence: MALPDIQTKTRFVVEYPINASPKILFPYLATASGLSQWFCDDVRYVEGQRLNFIWDNDNHYAEISGQRLNKAVRFVFLDEQRQSVPDANFLEFTLDSSQVTDEVYLRVIEYSSPHDPREQHEMWEGLVGKLREQVGG
- a CDS encoding LptF/LptG family permease, encoding MIKKLDKLILKAFAGPFLLTFAVVQFILLTHTLLKYLDDIIGKDLGTGVLLQLLFYFSVLIVPISLPLAVLLSSLMTYGNLGEHHELTAIKASGIALTRILRPVLLLTAALAVGAFWFNETIVPRANLKAYSLLWDVRQQKLALDIREGVFYNGIPGYTIKVDKKTGENGDRLHGVMIYDHTQKSGNATVMLADSGRMFTRFNGGYLGLELFHGHNYVEQPDAQDRAGASFIRQAFDHNTVTFSLASFGMNRTKEELFKQNRMMLNIPQLHYATDSVQKKLHHEEKTLPMQMNAYYTFLRFDTTGRTASRKVADWQVPAARLAAPSSTIIEQALSRARNLKTYADSTTERLTDLAKNSALFRIEVFRKYSQSVAVLLMFLIGAPLGSIIKKGGLGVPILISILFFIVYYVLSIMGEKYGREFVMPVGIGMWMSNLVLLPAGLFFLYQAYNDSGLLELDFWRRLPQRVGIPALRKITEPEEELVA